A genomic window from Flavobacterium phycosphaerae includes:
- the yaaA gene encoding peroxide stress protein YaaA: protein MKIVISPAKSLDFETTVPTTLYTESAFLKQSNSIQKVLKKKKPKQLSALMDISDKLAELNWQRNQDWQTPFAPENARQAIYGFNGDVYIGLDAYTLPPEKIEVLQNKLRILSGLYGILKPLDLIQPYRLEMGTKLPVGKNKNLYEFWKTTVTKSLNAEMVKGELFLNLASNEYFDVIDTKKLKVPVITPEFKDYKDGKLKMISFFAKKARGMMVRYIIDTNAETLEDIKGFNYEGYAFDANLSKGNTLVFTR, encoded by the coding sequence ATGAAAATAGTTATATCGCCTGCCAAATCCTTAGATTTTGAAACTACTGTTCCCACCACTTTATATACTGAATCTGCTTTTTTGAAGCAATCCAATTCGATTCAAAAAGTACTGAAAAAGAAAAAGCCCAAACAATTGTCGGCGCTGATGGATATTTCAGATAAGCTGGCCGAATTGAACTGGCAACGCAATCAGGATTGGCAAACGCCCTTTGCACCTGAAAATGCACGCCAAGCTATTTATGGTTTTAATGGTGATGTTTATATCGGGTTAGATGCTTATACTTTACCACCGGAAAAGATTGAAGTATTGCAAAACAAATTGCGTATTCTTTCGGGGCTGTATGGTATTTTGAAGCCTTTAGATTTAATTCAGCCTTACCGTTTGGAAATGGGAACCAAGTTGCCTGTCGGTAAAAACAAGAATCTATATGAATTTTGGAAAACAACCGTTACCAAATCGCTAAATGCCGAAATGGTCAAAGGAGAATTATTCCTAAACTTAGCCAGTAATGAATATTTTGACGTCATCGATACCAAAAAACTCAAAGTGCCGGTCATTACACCCGAGTTCAAAGATTACAAGGATGGGAAACTCAAGATGATTAGTTTTTTTGCCAAAAAGGCGAGGGGTATGATGGTGCGATATATCATTGATACCAATGCTGAAACGTTGGAGGATATCAAAGGATTCAATTATGAAGGATATGCTTTTGATGCCAATTTGAGTAAAGGGAATACTTTGGTATTTACAAGATAA
- a CDS encoding MDR family MFS transporter translates to MATAAVVQDDLVEYGFRRTIITITAVLCALLEIVDTTIVNVALNNMRGSLGASLTDVAWVITAYAIANVIVIPMTSWLSQQFGRRNYFAASIIIFTVASFMCGNADNIWELVAFRFIQGLGGGALLVTAQTIITESYPLEKRSMAQAIYGMGVIVGPTLGPPLGGYLVDHFSWPYIFYINVPIGIIATLLTLTFVRSPKYGEKLKANQVDWIGIVLLSAFIGSLQYILEHGQQDDWYNDATITALTVVSGLGLFFFIWRQLTYKFPIVNLKVLKDSNLRVGVVMSFIMGFGLYGSTFIIPIYTQSILGWTATDAGLLLVPSSITVAFMMPMIGKLIQRGVPQTYLVAMGFLAFFIFTYWMQNMMTPDTGEEHMFWPLIIRGLGLGLLFVPITTLSLSALKGKSIGEGAAFTGMMRQLGGSFGIAIITTFLARFGQEHRVNLIAHLDMTKVNVQDRIHALQRGFMAKGFSPEVALQKAYKVLDFGVTKQSTVLSYMDVFLYLGVLFLICIPFILLIKKGKNKVDVSEAMH, encoded by the coding sequence ATGGCAACAGCAGCAGTAGTTCAGGATGATTTAGTAGAATACGGTTTCCGACGTACCATTATTACCATTACAGCAGTGCTTTGTGCTTTGCTTGAAATTGTTGACACTACCATTGTAAACGTAGCGTTAAACAACATGCGTGGTAGTTTAGGAGCTTCGCTTACCGATGTGGCTTGGGTAATTACCGCTTATGCCATTGCCAATGTAATTGTGATTCCGATGACGAGTTGGCTGTCACAACAATTTGGTCGCAGAAACTATTTTGCTGCCTCTATCATCATATTCACCGTAGCCTCATTCATGTGTGGTAATGCCGACAATATATGGGAATTAGTCGCTTTTAGGTTTATACAAGGATTGGGTGGTGGTGCCTTATTGGTAACCGCTCAAACCATCATTACCGAAAGTTATCCTTTAGAGAAACGAAGCATGGCACAAGCTATTTACGGAATGGGCGTTATTGTGGGACCTACCTTAGGGCCACCTTTAGGAGGGTATTTAGTGGATCACTTTTCCTGGCCGTATATTTTTTACATCAATGTGCCTATCGGAATTATCGCTACTTTGTTGACATTAACTTTTGTCCGAAGTCCGAAATATGGCGAAAAACTAAAGGCCAATCAGGTAGACTGGATTGGAATTGTATTGCTTTCCGCTTTCATTGGTTCGCTGCAATATATTTTAGAACACGGACAGCAAGACGATTGGTACAATGATGCCACAATTACCGCATTAACCGTTGTTAGTGGCTTGGGATTATTTTTCTTTATTTGGCGACAGCTCACATATAAATTCCCTATTGTAAACCTGAAAGTACTCAAAGACAGCAATCTACGAGTAGGTGTTGTGATGAGTTTTATCATGGGATTCGGATTGTATGGTTCTACCTTTATCATTCCTATTTACACCCAGTCTATTTTGGGTTGGACAGCCACAGATGCCGGTTTATTATTAGTGCCAAGTTCGATTACAGTTGCTTTTATGATGCCAATGATTGGAAAACTGATACAACGTGGTGTGCCGCAAACTTATTTGGTAGCCATGGGTTTTCTGGCATTCTTTATTTTTACGTATTGGATGCAAAACATGATGACTCCTGATACCGGCGAAGAGCATATGTTTTGGCCGCTAATCATTCGTGGTTTAGGTTTGGGATTGCTTTTTGTACCAATCACTACCCTTTCGCTTTCGGCGTTAAAAGGAAAAAGTATAGGCGAAGGAGCTGCTTTTACCGGAATGATGCGTCAATTGGGCGGTTCGTTTGGGATTGCTATTATCACTACATTCTTGGCTCGTTTTGGGCAGGAACACCGCGTGAATTTGATTGCCCATTTAGACATGACGAAAGTAAACGTACAAGACAGAATACATGCTTTGCAACGAGGTTTTATGGCCAAAGGATTCAGTCCCGAGGTTGCCTTACAAAAAGCCTACAAGGTATTAGATTTTGGTGTAACCAAGCAAAGCACCGTGCTCTCTTATATGGATGTGTTTCTCTATTTAGGGGTCTTGTTCCTCATTTGTATTCCGTTTATCCTTTTGATTAAGAAAGGAAAAAACAAAGTTGACGTAAGCGAAGCCATGCATTAA
- a CDS encoding TolC family protein, which produces MVLLAFLLLAYTKNQAQEKKLLTLKEAVQIAVTNSDAATLAKTKVETSKLELDNTKNNRYPSVKASGQYLRLSSAHVDSNLQSNSSSSSESSAPLKIDQLMLGQVNVAMPLFNGFKLKNSIKESESMYKAETFSEKHSKEQIGLEVVELFANLYKAQQMTTLIEDNLKTAEQRVKDFTAMEENGLIARNDLLKAQLQQSNVQLSLDNAKKNTAIANYKLNTLLKLPENTEVAIDIEAVKRDMQSNQVITTLGERNDLKSLELKKSAAESAIKIAKGNYYPSLSLTGGYIAFDLNNVLTVTNAMNVGIGVSYDLSNIFKNSKQVKLAQSKAKETQVEVSLMTEQIKEETFQAQQNYNLSLKQSLVYDKAVEQASENYRIVKDKYDNSLSDTNDLLEADYQQLQAKINQALSKADVAQKYYELQFASGKLTSSLNINQN; this is translated from the coding sequence ATGGTTCTCCTCGCCTTTCTGCTTTTGGCTTATACCAAAAACCAAGCGCAAGAAAAAAAACTGCTCACTTTGAAAGAAGCAGTACAAATAGCGGTAACCAACAGTGATGCAGCTACTCTTGCCAAAACCAAAGTAGAAACCTCTAAACTGGAATTAGACAATACCAAAAACAATCGCTATCCCAGCGTTAAGGCTTCGGGACAATACCTGCGATTGTCAAGTGCTCATGTTGATTCTAATTTGCAATCAAACAGCAGCTCTTCATCCGAATCTTCAGCTCCGTTGAAAATCGATCAGCTGATGTTGGGTCAGGTTAATGTAGCTATGCCACTTTTTAACGGGTTTAAACTAAAGAACAGCATCAAGGAGTCTGAAAGTATGTATAAAGCCGAAACCTTCTCGGAGAAGCATTCTAAAGAGCAAATCGGATTGGAAGTGGTAGAATTGTTTGCCAATCTTTACAAAGCACAACAAATGACCACGCTCATCGAAGACAATTTGAAAACCGCCGAGCAGCGAGTAAAAGACTTTACCGCCATGGAAGAAAACGGATTGATTGCCCGCAACGATTTGTTGAAAGCGCAACTGCAACAATCAAACGTACAGTTGTCTTTGGATAATGCGAAGAAAAATACTGCCATTGCCAATTACAAATTGAATACTCTTTTAAAACTTCCTGAAAACACTGAAGTTGCCATTGATATTGAAGCGGTAAAAAGAGATATGCAAAGTAATCAGGTTATCACAACACTAGGAGAAAGAAACGATTTAAAATCGTTGGAACTAAAAAAATCAGCAGCCGAAAGCGCAATCAAAATTGCCAAAGGAAATTATTATCCTTCGCTATCCTTAACCGGTGGTTATATTGCTTTCGATTTGAATAATGTGCTTACCGTTACCAATGCGATGAACGTGGGTATTGGCGTTTCTTATGATTTATCCAATATCTTCAAAAACAGTAAACAGGTAAAATTGGCTCAAAGCAAAGCTAAAGAAACTCAGGTAGAAGTCAGTTTAATGACCGAACAAATCAAAGAAGAGACTTTCCAAGCGCAACAAAATTATAACCTGTCACTGAAACAAAGTTTGGTGTATGACAAAGCTGTAGAACAAGCTTCAGAAAACTATCGCATCGTAAAAGACAAATACGATAACAGTCTGTCGGATACAAATGATTTACTGGAAGCCGATTACCAACAGTTACAGGCCAAAATCAATCAAGCACTTTCCAAAGCCGATGTGGCTCAGAAATATTATGAATTGCAATTCGCCTCAGGAAAACTAACCTCATCTTTAAACATCAATCAAAACTAA
- a CDS encoding HlyD family secretion protein codes for MENKKTNKKFTLIFIAFLVLGISYGGYKYIHSLSHETTDDAQLAKKMNPIIPRVGGYITKVLVKDNDIVKKGDTLFIIDNSDYIVKAEEAKAALLAAESNLEVAKADIGSAEAGVSVSNANVQSAYGNIETAKIRLRRATADFERYSNLYKNHSITKQQFEQAEAAKQEAESQVRILQEQQKASSFQKSVAASKSNVSSKQVLVAAANVKKAQAALESANLNLGYTVVTASIDGQVSTIDIQPGQLVQPGQSLFYIVNTNETWVVANFKETQLDKMRQGQKVKLKIDAFPGTEFEGEVASFSPATGSKFSLLPPDNASGNFVKTVQRLPVRINFTQNNDKEKLQLLRSGMNVDVDVILK; via the coding sequence ATGGAAAATAAAAAAACAAATAAAAAATTCACCCTGATATTCATCGCTTTTTTGGTGTTAGGCATCAGTTATGGTGGCTATAAATACATTCACTCTTTATCACACGAAACCACGGATGATGCCCAGTTAGCCAAAAAAATGAACCCAATTATCCCTAGAGTCGGAGGTTACATCACTAAGGTTTTAGTTAAAGATAATGATATAGTTAAAAAAGGTGACACACTTTTTATCATTGACAACAGTGATTATATTGTAAAAGCCGAAGAAGCTAAAGCGGCATTATTGGCTGCAGAAAGTAATCTGGAAGTAGCCAAAGCCGATATCGGTTCAGCCGAAGCCGGAGTTTCGGTATCTAATGCCAATGTACAATCGGCTTACGGAAACATTGAAACGGCCAAAATCCGATTGAGAAGAGCTACGGCCGACTTTGAACGCTACAGCAATTTGTATAAAAACCATTCGATTACCAAACAACAATTTGAGCAAGCGGAAGCTGCCAAACAAGAAGCTGAAAGTCAGGTTCGCATTTTACAAGAACAACAAAAGGCCTCTTCGTTTCAAAAATCGGTGGCTGCCTCTAAATCAAATGTGAGTTCTAAACAAGTTTTAGTGGCTGCGGCCAATGTTAAAAAAGCCCAAGCCGCTCTTGAATCCGCAAATTTAAACTTGGGTTATACTGTGGTGACCGCATCAATTGACGGACAAGTATCTACCATTGATATTCAACCCGGACAATTGGTACAACCGGGACAATCTTTGTTTTATATCGTTAATACCAATGAAACATGGGTAGTAGCTAATTTCAAAGAAACCCAATTAGACAAAATGCGTCAAGGCCAAAAAGTAAAACTGAAAATTGATGCCTTCCCGGGTACCGAATTTGAAGGTGAAGTAGCTTCATTCTCTCCGGCTACCGGTTCTAAATTCTCCCTTTTGCCCCCAGACAATGCCAGCGGAAACTTTGTAAAAACCGTACAACGATTACCGGTTCGAATCAATTTTACCCAAAACAATGATAAAGAAAAACTACAATTACTCCGTTCCGGAATGAATGTGGATGTAGATGTAATCTTAAAGTAA